Genomic segment of Oncorhynchus tshawytscha isolate Ot180627B linkage group LG13, Otsh_v2.0, whole genome shotgun sequence:
gacggagagatggacaggCTTAACATATCAGAGGCCATgtgagggacggagagatggacaggCTTAACATATCAGAGGCCATgtgagggacggagagatggCTTAACATATCAGAGGCCAgtgagggacggagagatggacaggtttaACATATCAGAGGCCATgtgagggacggagagatggacaggCTTAACATATCAGAGGCCATgtgagggacggagagatggacaggCATAACATATCAGAGGCCATgtgagggacggagagatggacaggCTTAACATATCAGAGGCCATgtgagggacggagagatggacagacaggctTAACATATCAGAGGCCATgtgagggacggagagatggacaggCTTAACATATCAGAGGCcatgtgagggacagagagatggacaggcttAACATATCAGAGGCCATgtgagggacggagagatggacaggcttaacatattaacatatcagaggccatgtgagggacggagagatggacaggCTTAACATATCAGAGGCCATgtgagggacggagagatggacaggCTTAACATATCAGAGGCCAAgtgagggacggagagatggacaggtttaACATATCAGAGGCCATgtgagggacggagagatggacaggtttaACATATAGGCCATCGGAGAGAGAGGCCATATCAGAGGCCATgtgagggacggagagatggacaggCATAACATATCAGAGGCcatgtgagggacagagagatggacaggcttAACATATCAGAGGCcatgtgagggacagagagatggacaggcttAACATATCAGAGGCCATGTAAGggacggagagatggacaggCTTAACATATTAGAGACCAAGGGAGGGACGGACAGATGGACAGGCTTAACATATCAGAGGCcatgtgagggacagagagatggacagagaaacaATGGATGAAACAAAAATCAATGACATTGgtttccctgctctctctccctctcctcctcctccttttcctcctcttcatcctcgtTCAGAGACACCACCCCGGAGGAGGCTACGTCTGAGACCTTCCTGTGGGTGGCATAGTCAGGTGGGTACACCTCGCCATCTCCTTCTCCCTGGCACACGGTGCCCTCGTAGTCTTTGCAGGGCGTATCGTCGTCCTCCCCGGGTGACAGGTAGGTCTCGGAGTAGGTCACAGAGTAGCAGGGCGATTCCTCCCCCCCTAGCCGGCCCCTCCCACCCCCAGGCTGTTGAagtcccctcccctctaacccccTGCTCCACCCTCTGGAGGCGGGCCAACAGCAGCTCCTCTCCCCCTTGCAGGGCCGAGAGGATCTTGGCAGCCAGCTCGGCGGCGTTACCGTAGTTGTTGCCGCAGTGATGGGTGAGATCTCGCAGTAAGGGGTGTTGCTCGTCCAGGCTGCAGAGGCTGGAGCAGATGGTGTCTGTGGAAGTGGGCGAGGGCCTGTCTCCTCTACCTGCTCCCTCGCAGCACGGCCCCCGCAGACCCAGATGCTGACACACCTGACTGTGAAGAAGGTCCCTCAGGTAGGGGGGCACCTCTGAGGGGgttcagagagggggagagagggggagaagagagacagtgagtgtaCTGAATGACCCTGCCTATTGTCCTACCATGCCTGATGAGGTCAGGTCACGTGGTCAGGAAAAACTAGGAGCCCTACTGATGAGAGAGCAATGTATAGTTATGGAATGACAGCAGACACGTTAAGTAGTCAAACTGACTTATCAGGCTATATCTGGAAAGGGTGGAGGTTATAGGAtgcaagctgatcctagatctgtgcctttgGGGCAACTTCGCACCCATATAGTGTTACGGAAAATAAAATACGGAAtactaaattaaaataaattacattATCAAGTAAAACAAAGCAGTCATATTTGGTGCAGTGGAGTAAGCAATCAGCATAAAAGCATTGGCATCCCCACAATAGTACACAGAAacattcacaaacacactaaaTGTATAGTCCACTCACACAACCAACAAACTCAACCCCCCCCCCTTGTCTGCAGCAAAGGAATCCAATTAAACTTGCATGTGGGATATCAAATTGCGCCGGGGAACAACATTTTTTGTGAGGGAATGAAAGTAGGGCACTGGGACAATCAGAGTTTCAGACAGATTCATCACCACACagttagaggagacagggaggtgggggGATGGGGAGAAAGGATGTGCAGGACCTGGAGTAGGGGGTAGGAACAAATGAAGGTATTAGAAGGGAGGACCATGTATTCTTCAGTGATACTCCAGTTGTAATAGGGTAGTATTGGCTCAAATTAGAAAGTTAAAAAAGTTGGTATCATATTGGAGGTGGTCTGATTATGatatttagagtgtgtgtgtgtgtgtgtgtgtgtacgtgtgtgtgtgtgtgtgtgtgtgtgtgtgtgtgtgtgtgtgtgtgtgtgtgtgtgtgtgtgtacgtgtgtgtacgtgtgtgtgtgtgtgtgtgtgtgtgtgtgtgtgtgtgtgtgtgtgtgtgtgtgtgtgtgtgtgtgtacagtacccgTGCTTTGTGTTGTGGGCTCGTTGGCGGGAATGAAGTCCTCGTCATAAGAGTCGTCATTAGAGTCATCTCCATCCACAGACGACCAAGCTCTCAGCTTAGCCTCCGCTATGGCAAACTGCTCCGCCACACCTGAAACACACATTTGTTAGACATCATATTCACCAACatttaatacacacacatacactaacataCAGGTTAGACTTCATTTTAACAAAAAttcaatacacacacatgcaaacacacacattcacacacaggtcAGACATCAAGCCCTGTCCCTGGGTGCCCATGATGACGCAGGCATATACTTTTTGATTGACAGGTCTTTTCTGTGGAAGACAGAGTACAGGGATAGACTGACATCACAGCAAGGTTCTAAACCGTAGTGGTCGTAGAtcatacaaacatacaaacatGTCAGCTGGGTATATATGCAAACACTGCAGataattcacacacacaaatcacaggtacagtgcattcggaaagtattcagatcctttgactttttacacattttgttacattacagccgtattctaaactTGATTTGAACACATTTTTTCcacattaatctacacacaataccacataataacAAGGagagaacaggtttttagacatttttgcaaatgtattacaaataaaacggataccttattcagaccctttgctatgagcctcgaaattgagctcaggtgcatcctgtttctattgatcatccttgagatgtttgtaaattgtggtaaattcaattgattggacattatttagaaaggcatacacctgtctatataaggtcccacagttgacagtgcatgtcagaggaaaaaacaaggaattgtccatagagcaccgaaacaggattgtgtcgaggcacagatctggggaaaggtaccggAACAATTCTGCAATGAATGGAAGaagttaaatggaagaagtttggaaccaccaagactcttcctagagctggcccacccagccgaactgagcaatcgggggagaagggccttggtcagggaggtgaccaagaaaccaatggtcattctgacagaactccagagatcctctatggagatgggaaaacattcCAGAAAAACAATCGcctcttcagcactccaccaatcaggcctttgtggtagagtggccagacggaagccactcctcagtaaaaggcacatgacagcccacttggagtttgccaaaaggcacccaaaggactctggccatgagaaacaagattctctggtctgatgaaaccaagattgaactctttggcctgaatgacaagtgtcacatctggaggaaacctggcaccatccctacggtgaagcatggtggtggcagcgtcatgctgtggggatgtttgtcagtggcagggactgggagacaagtcaatatcgagggaaagatgaacggagcaaagtacagagagatcatgaTGAAAACCTGTActgtattttaaatacatttgcacaaaaaaaagtaAAACCTGTTTtaactatgtcattatggggtatagtgtgttgATGGATGAGGGAAAATtgtttaaatccattttagaataaggctgtaatgtaacaaaatgtagaaaaagtcaaggggtctgaatactttccgaatgcactgtaacacAATCAGAAATGTGAGATTGGCCTCCCGAGTAACGCAgtagtctaaagcactgcatcgcagtgctagttgtgccactagagattctgggttcaaaTCCGCAtccggccgtgaccaggagacccatggggcagcgcaccactggcccagcgtcgtccgggttaaaggagggtttggccagcaggaatgaccttgtcccattgcgcaatagcggctcctgtggcgggccgggtgcagtgaacgctgacacagtcgccaggtgtacggtgtttcctctgacacattggtgtggcttggtgtgtcaagaagtagtgtggcttggttgggttgtgtttcggaggacgcacggctctcgaccttcgcttccgtacggaagttgcagcgatgagacaagactgtaaataCCAGGTAGCAGGTAGCCCAGCGGggtgtggcaggtagcccagcggggtgtggcaggtagcccagcggggtgtggcaggtagcccagcggggtgtggcaggtagcccagcggagtgtggcaggtagcccagcggggtgtggcaggtagccaagttgggtggcaggtagccaagttgggtggcaggtagcccagctgggtggcaggtagcccagctGTGTGGCAGGCGGCCAagctgggtggcaggtagcccagctGTGTGGCAGGCGGCCAagctgggtggcaggtagcccagcggggtggcaggtagcccagcggggtgtggcaggtagcccagcggggtgtggcaggtagcccagcggggtgtggcaggtagcccagctgggtggcaggtagcccagcagggtggcaggtagcccagcggGGGGTGACAGGTAGCCCAGCGGGGggtggcagggagcctagtggttagagcgttgggccagtaactgaatggTCGCTAGTTTGAATCTTGAATGGTCGCTAGTGAAAAATCTGCTGATGTTTCAGAGCCAGCGTTCCGGAGAGACAAACTGACCAATCACCTCCAATCACTGTCATGAGCTAGCCAATCACAAattacctctttctctcccctgctccaatGGCGTTCCtttcctcattcctctcctctcttttgtaTTCCATCCAATCCCTCTcttttctcattcctctcttctcaTTTATTTCTCAGCCACACgtgttcctctcctttcctcattcATCTCATTTTCCTTTGCAATACAATCTCCCTCTTTTTCACCTCATTTCgatttcatctctctatctctctttcgctctctctttctttcccaatCCCTCTCATCTCATTTCTCTCTATTTGCCTCTCCACTGTTCTCTGCTGTCATGTGTTCTGTATTCATGTGTTGGTTCACTCAGAGATCGATCTATTCTACTGTGGCTTCACACacaaggagaaagaaagagggagagagagagagagagagagagagaaagagggagagggagagaaagaggcagagagagagggagagagaaagagagaaagagagagagagagagagagagagagagagagagagagagagagagagagaggagagagagagacagagagagggagagagagacagagagagagaaagagggagagagagagagggagacagagggaaagagagaaagaaagagggagagagagagagagagagaggagagagagagggagagagagagagggagagagaaagagagaaagagagagagaaagaaaagagagagagagagagagagagagagagaagaaagagagagagaaagagggagagaacgagagagagagagagagagagagagagagagaaagaaagagggagagaacgagagagggagagagagagagaaagagagaaagaaagagggagagagagagagagagagagaaagaaagaaagaaagaaagaaagaaagaaagaaagaaagaaagaaagaaagaaagaaagaaagaaagaaagaaagaaagaaagagagagagagagagagagagagagagagagagagagagagagagagagagaaagagagaaagagagagggagagagagagagagggagaaagagagaaagagagagggagagagagagaaagagagaaagagagaaagaaagaggaagagaaagagagaaagaaagagggagagagcgagagagaaagaaagaaagagggagagagagagagagagagagagagagagagagagagagagagagagagagagggagagagagagagagggggagagagagaggtagagagagggaaagaaaagagagagagagagagagagagagagaaagagagagagaaagagggagagaacgagagagagagagagagagagagagagagagagagaaagaaagagggagagaacgagagagggagagagagagagaaagagagaaagaaagagggagagagagatagagagagagagagagagagagaaagaaagaaagaaagaaagaaagaaagaaagaaagaaagaaagaaagaaagaaagaaagaaagaaagaaagaaagaaagaaagaaagaaagaaagaaagaaagaagagggagagagagagagagagagagagagagagagagagaaagagagaaagagagaaagagagagagcgagagagagagcgagagagagggagagagagagggagagagagggagagagagggagagagggaaagaaagaaagaaagagggagagagagagagagagagagagagagagagagagagagagagagaaagaaagagggagagaagagagagagagagagagaaagaaagaaagaaagaaagaaagaaagaaagaaagaaagaaagaaagaaagaaagaaagaaagaaagaaagaaagaaagaaagaggggagagagagagagagagagagagagagagagagagagagagagagagaaagagagaaagagagagggagagagagagagggagaaagagagaaagagagagggagagagagagaaagagagaaagagagaaagaaagaggaagagaaagagagaaagaaagagggagagagcgagagagaaagaaagaaagagggagagagagagagagagagagagagagagagagagagagagagagagagagggagagagagagagagggggagagagagaggtagagagagggaaagaaagagagagagagagagagagagagagagaaagagagagagaaagagggagagaagaagagagagagagagagagagagagagagagagagagagagaaagaaagagggagagaacgagagagggagagagagagagaaagagagaaagaaagagggagagagagatagagagagagagagagagagaaagaaagaaagaaagaaagaaagaaagaaagaaagaaagaaagaaagaaagaaagaaagaaagaaagaaagaaagaagagggagagagagagagagagagagagagagagagagagaaagagagaaagagagaaagagagagagcgagagagagagcgagagagagggagagagagagggagagaggggagagagggggagagagggaaagaaagaaagaaagagggagagagagagagagagagagagagagagagagagagagaaaaagagaaagagagagggagagagagagagagggagaaagagagaaagagagagggagagagagagaaagagagaaagagagaaagaaagaggaagagaaagagagaaagaaagagggagagagcgagagagaaagaaagaaagaggggagagagagagagagagagagagagagagggagagagagggagagagagagagagagggggagagagagaggtagagagagggaaagaaagaagagagagagagagagagagagagagagagagagagagggagagagagagagagagagaaagagagagagaaagaaaaaacaaagcaagaaagagggagagagagagaaagagagagagagagagagaaagaaatagggggagagagagggaaagaaagaaagagaaagagagagagagagagagagagagagagagagaaagagaaagagagagagagagagaaagaaggagagagagagagtgagtgagtgtgttggcACGTGCTGGTACATCAATAGGACAACCCCACATGGACAGAACCACCACTGTAACTCCCATTCAGCAGACTTAATCTATCATACATACCATATACAGTGCATACATAGTCAAAAACCTTACAACACATTTACCCTTGTGCTCTCTCCCATAATTGAAAACAAATCACTTCTACAAAAcagtcacacactctcacatatacagtacaatacattcACTGTAAAGTCACCCAAGCCCAGCTAAAGTTCAAAAGGAGCCAGAGATGTCAGGATTTTGGGGTTCTGACAGAGTGGACAGGCACATGATGATGATGTAAGAGGAAGTGAAGGACAATTGAAATAACTCTGGGGTTAGCTGGATGTGATGGTGGAATCAGAAGGGGGTAGAAGTGTTTGCATGCCTGTATGTGTGTAAAGGGGCATATtagatgaggaaaggagaggataggagacaagaggagatgaggaggagaggagaggagaggagaggagaggagaggagaggagaggagaggagaggagaggagaggagaggagaggagaggagaggagaggagagggagagaggagaggagaggagaggagagaggagaggagaagagaggagaggagaggagaggagaggagaaaaaataaaatcaaatgagAGGAGACGAGGGGCACAGAGAAAAGTGCTCAGTCACGCCGGCACTAGCCAGGAGCAGAACCTTACTGTGCAAATTAACCTTGAGAGGCTGCactgcagggagggaggcagacaggaacAGAGGAAAAAATAGTGGCATAGAAAGAAGGGGACAAAAAaactgagagaaagaggaacattGCACAACATTTTAATACCTCAAGTCATTGCTGCAAAAAacattctcagtcaacttacctgttaAATTAAAACTAAATGATCGTAATGATAAACTGGGTAGGGCTACTGACCTGCAGCGAAGCGGGCCTCCTGTTCTCCCTCAGTGAGGTCAGAGTAGTTGTTGAAGTCAGACTCCAGAGCTGCGGGGGTGTCAGTGGGCTTACACCAGCCCTTCCACTCTATCAGGTGGGCCACCCTGCCCTGGGCCATGCCTGTGGGCCGTGTCACATGGTCCTTCATCGCCTGGGAAATGCCTAGAGGTCAAAGATTAGAGGGTAAGTGTCACATACATGTAAAGtgtaaaaagtgtgtgtgtgtgtgtgtgtgtgtgtgtgtgtgtgtgtgtgtgtgtgtgtgtgtgtgtgtgtgtgtgtgtgtgtgtgtgtgtgtgtgtgtgtgtgtgtgtgtgtgtgtgtgtgtgtgtgtgtgtgtgtgtgtttgtgtgtgtgtctgtctgacaggtggCTCGTTACGTGTGGAACAGGACTGACTTTGACGCTGTGGACCCTGACACCACTGACTACCTTATGGGTAAAGGATTGTAGTATTCTGTCAATTTTTCTGTGTATTCTGGAAAGCTGAGTATTTGAAGGTCACGGCCAACATTACTGCTGATTCTTACTGTATATCAATAGACAATAGACACTGTGTTTGTGCGCAATGCTCGTATTTACCATGTAATGAAGATCTGGCTAATGCCGCAATCTCTTGAATGGTAAGTGCTCTTCTCGATTTTGGTAACATTTCAACGGTGTCTTCAACATTTACCTGTGAAGGAAAAAACAACCATTATTAAAGGATGACTCATACACTACATTAATGATGGATGGCAAGCAGTGGAGGCTATTATACAGATGTACTGTACATGCTATGACTACCAAGAAATCCTTTCAAACGGATCTAAAAGAGCACTCATGTTTTCAAGGTAGAGAAAACGCCTGTTTTCAttgtttttacacacacacacacacacacacacacacacacacacacacacacatacactgcacTAATGATATGAAGGGCCATTGAAAGAATATTATGATGAAACTACAGaacaacccccctcctctctaccctcctcccttGGTCTGGTCtatccatcctctactctactccattGGTGTGGTCTGTCaatcctctctactctactccccaGGTCTGGTCTGTCaatcctctctactctactccattggtctggtctgtcaatcctctctactctactcccttggtctggtctgtcaatcctctctactctactcccttggtctggtctgtcaatcctctctactctactccctcGGTCTGGtctgtcatcctctctactctactcccctggtctggtctgtcaaccctctctactctactccattggtctggtctgtcaatcctctctactctactcccctggtctggtctgtcaatcctctctactctactccctcGGTCTGGtctgtcatcctctctactctactcccctggtctggtctgtcaatcctctctactctactcccctggtctggtctgtcaatcctctctactctactcccctggtctggtctgtcaatcctctctactctactcccctggtctggtctgtcaatcctctctactctactccattggtctggtctgtcaatcctctctactctactcccttggtctggtctgtcaatcctctctactctactccattggtctggtctgtcaatcctctctactctactcccctggtctggtctgtcaatcctctctactctactcccctggtctggtctgtcaatcctctctactctactcccctggtctggtctgtcatcctctctactctactcccttAGTATGGTCTGCCTATCCTGTAAAGTCACACCGCAAACATTGTATCTAGTGTTGACACGCGCTTTTATTCAGCATTGCTTTTTATAGCCTAGTTTCGTCCACGTGTCTATAATGTAGACAGTTAGCTGATCCCACGTCAATCTCCGTTTGCGCTCTCAATACTGAAACGTTTTGAAACAGCCTGGAAACAGGGGCTCTGCGAGCTCAGATGTTCCCGCGCTGGCGATTATGTCAACCAGTACTGAGAGACGTGAAAATCCTCTAGCGCCGCAGAGAGACCCAAGCTCCCGCATCACTGAAGAAAATCTGGGAGATATGTCATGCCTTCGAGTTTCACATGACCCCAGGCGCCACTACACTTTACACTACCGTCACCCCTCCTACCTCTTcacccactctcccctactgAACGCGAGCTGAGAGCTCGGAATGGCTAAGGCATCCCCGGCATTCATCCCCACACAGGCGGGTGAAGATCATGGCACTCTTGTGTTTCACATGcacggaaacacacacatatCCATTTTGTAAAATAACGAGGACATGCCCGGTGTTTTACTGACAAGCCATGGGCTAATCTGGCACAGTCTAGTGAACAGAAAGCAAGGTGCCGAGGTTGCCATTACTCAGTTTAAAATCCGAGACTCACTTGTGACATCCACTGTCGTTTCTGTTCAACTATTCCTTTACCATAAACTCTCTATAGTGACGACAGGACTATGAAGCATTCTCAACTCAGAAAATTAAACGAAAACATCAGCAGCACCGGCAGTAGGCTATATATTAATTGAGTAATTGGCATTCCGCGTATCTGCTCGGTGTATTGAACTCCCGATCTTCTCCAAAACTGCAGATGTAACGggtgtgaaacggctagctagttagcggtggtgcgcgctaaatagcgtttcaatcggtgaagtcacttgctctgagaccttgaagtagtggttcctcttgctctgcaagggccacggcttttgtggagcgatgggtaacgatgctttgagggtgactgttgatgtgtgcagagggtccctggttcgcgcccggcgaggggacggtctaaagttatacttgTTACACAGACGCAATGCCAAGGGTTTCATACGAGATCTCGCTGTCGAACTGGAATTTATTTACAACTACTGCCCTTATTTTACGAACAATTAAATTGAGAAAATATTATATTCAAGTTCAATCTGCCAAAATAAACTAGGATGGCCCAATGGGTTGCCAAACAGGTGCCAGAATGACGTGCATATAGCGACAGGGAGACACAGCAATGCCCTACTACAGGCTTTAACACTTGACAGCTTTAGTACAGTTCCTTTGAACTGAATACGCTGATATCACAAAAACAAACGTACGCGCGCACACTGgctacatgcacacatacacgcaAGAATAGGCTTCCATAGCTACAAAGCTATTGGCATCAGTGACATGTAGTCTAATAATAACAGTGTTCCTTCATCCGTGACAACGCCCCTTGTTTTCTCACAGATGAGCAGCTTTTCCATAGAAATAGGATGCAAATCGAGTCCCTCTTCTCTAACATActacgctgtgtgtgtgtactgcgtgtATGTGCTGAGCTCGCCTCCTCGCGACCCTATGCCTGTGTACTTCCAAAACGGTTGCTGAACTTTCCACTAAAGGAGCATTGCTATAGGAACCGATCACCAAGGAGCAATTTCTCGCAGGAAACGTGGATCTGTGATTCATAGATGACGTCACATGCACACGGATGGCCACGGATGGTTTTTACTCCTAGTTTCAATTTAGCTATACATTCATATGTTCCTCTGGAAGACTAACGCCTCAAATGCGTTCTATAGGTTTCAGAGGCGACACTGTCTACAAACAGATTCGACATCTATATTGCTTGTTGAACGTGGAGAGAGGACGAGCCGGCACGCGTGCACCAGCGGAGCTTCTGTATGGCAATGGGCACGCTGGCACGGCTCTGCGACAGTGCCTGTAGGGTCACCAAGCGGCAAACAATCATAATGGCCCTGACCGTTCTATTCCATCGCCGAGATATTCAATAGAGCggtgtagagagaagagaggagagagaggaatatttTGGCGGTGCTAATAATCTCCTCGTTACTGCAGCCACGCGCTGGCTCATTGCGACATCCAGATGGTGCGCGCTGATCGATACAATGAGATGAGACGGATTCATCATTAGCTTTGAGTGAATTATTCCAGCAACCTGCTAAATTCTATTTACTTCTCTATCGCCTGCATAAGACTGTCAATAGAGAGAGATAGCATGGACTAAATGAGATAGGCATATAGAATCTGTGAGCAGGTTCATTGCGTAATTGTTTCCACCTCTAGATAGGCCTATACCTATAATTGTTTAGGTATTGCCTAATCAATCGTGGCggtcaataaataatataatattcatAAATGGATTTtatattgtagatatgtgatagtagagtagtggcctgagggaacacacgtAAGGTGCTGTTAaaagtattgtgataatattttaaattgtatataattgccttaat
This window contains:
- the zgc:165508 gene encoding protein FAM131A, translated to MVLTALTQFSCKVNVEDTVEMLPKSRRALTIQEIAALARSSLHGISQAMKDHVTRPTGMAQGRVAHLIEWKGWCKPTDTPAALESDFNNYSDLTEGEQEARFAAGVAEQFAIAEAKLRAWSSVDGDDSNDDSYDEDFIPANEPTTQSTDLGSVPPYLRDLLHSQVCQHLGLRGPCCEGAGRGDRPSPTSTDTICSSLCSLDEQHPLLRDLTHHCGNNYGNAAELAAKILSALQGGEELLLARLQRVEQGESPCYSVTYSETYLSPGEDDDTPCKDYEGTVCQGEGDGEVYPPDYATHRKVSDVASSGVVSLNEDEEEEKEEEEREREQGNQCH